The sequence GACCGCGCGCGAGGCCTCGTCGTCGGCAACCATGGTCACGACCGCGTCGGCATCGATCGCGGCGTCCTCAGGCGAAGTCGCCCAATGCGCGCCGCGCGCGATCAGATCCTCCGCCTTGGCCCTGCTGCGATTCCACAGCGTCACCGTGAAGCCGGCATCGAGATAGCGGCCGGCCATACCGTGGCCCATCCGTCCAAGCCCGATGAAGGCGACGCGGGGCATGGCTAGTCCACGTCCTCGACGTCACCGGCGGTGGTGCCGAAGGCGCGCTGCGCCAAGGTCGCGGCCATGAACTCGTCGAGATCGCCGCCGAGCACGCCCGATGTGTCGGAGGTCTGCACGCCCGTGCGCAGATCCTTCACCATCTGATAGGGCTGCAGCACGTAGGAGCGGATCTGGTGACCCCAGCCGATATCGGTCTTGGCGGCCTGGTCGGCGGCGGCCTTCTCCTCGCGCTTCTTCAGCTCGATCTCGTAGAGCCGCGCGCGCAGCATGTCCCAGGCCTGCGCCCGGTTCTTGTGCTGGGAGCGGCCGGCCTGGCAGACCACGGCGACGCCGGTCGGAATGTGCGTCAGGCGCACCGCGGATTCGGTCTTGTTGACGTGCTGGCCGCCGGCGCCGCCCGAGCGCATGGTGTCGGTGCGGACGTCGGATTCCTTGATGTCGATCTTGATGCTGTCGTCGATGACGGGGAAGACCTGCACGCTCGAGAACGAGGTGTGCCGCCGCGCGTTGGAATCGAACGGCGAGATGCGCACGAGGCGATGCACGCCCGCTTCCGTCTTCAGCCAGCCATAGGCGTTGTGGCCGGAGACCTGGATGGTCGCCGACTTGATGCCGGCCTCTTCGCCTTCGGACTCTTCGAGATACTCGACCTTGAAGCCGTGTGTTTCGGCCCAGCGCGTGTACATGCGCAGGAGCATCTGCGCCCAGTCCTGGCTCTCGGTGCCGCCGGCGCCGGCATGGACTTCGAGATAGGAATCGAAGCGGTCGGCTTCGCCCGACAGCAGCGCCTCGAGCTCGCGCCGGGCGACTTCCTTCTTCAGGTTCTTGAGCGCAGCTTCGGCTTCGGCAACGACGCCGTCATCGCCCTCGGCCTCGCCGAGCTCGATCATGCCGATGTCGTCTTCGAGCTCCTGCTCGACCTTGCCGATGCCCGAAAGCGAATCCTCCAGCGAGGTGCGCTCCTGCATCAGCTTCTGGGCCTTCTGGGGATCGTTCCAGAGGTTGGGATCTTCTGCGAGCTTGTTCAGCTCGGCGAGGCGTGCCGTCGATTTCTCGACGTCAAAGATGCCTCCTCAGCAGCCCGACTGACTGCTTGATCTCTTCTACCAACCGTTCGATTTCGGCGCGCATGTCGTTCTCTGATGTCGCGGAATTGGTCCGCGTTCGATTGCAACGGGATGTAACGGCGACGGCTGCAAAGCGCAACCGCCGGAACCGCGATCGTCGCTGTTATCCGCTACCACAGCCCGCCGGTGCCCGGCCGTATCAGGAAGCCGGAATCCGGCTGCTGCTGCGAGGCCGGCATGCCGCCGCGCGCGTCGGCGTCGGCGACTCCGATAACCGCGTAGTTGTCCGGTGGCGCCGTTCCCGGCTTGAAGGCCTCGAGGATGGTTCCACCGGTCTCGCCGGGGCCGGCACGCATGCCGGTCTTGGCGACGACGCGCACCAGCTTGATGCCGGCCGGCACCTTGAACGGCACGGCGGGCTTGTCGGCAAGCGCCAGCTTGAGGAAATCACGCACGATTGGCGCGGCGAGATGGCCGCCGGTCGCAGCATTGCCTCTGCCGAGCGGACGCGGCTTGTCATAGCCCATATAGACCGCGACCGCGATGTCCGGCGAGTAGCCGACGAACCAGGCGTCCTTGGCCTCGTTGGTGGTGCCGGTCTTGCCGGCGATCGGCTTGCCCACTTCCTTAAGTACTGTTGCCGTGCCGGCCTGGACCACGCCTTCCAACAGCTCGGTGATCTGGTAGGCGGTCATGGAATCCAGCACCTGCTCGCGGCGGTCGATCAGCTGCGGCTCGGGCTGGTTCTTCCAGCCGCCCGGCGCTTCGCAGCCGCGGCATTCGCGCTGGTCGTGCTTGTAGATGGTATGGCCGTAGCGATCCTGGATGCGGTCGATCAGGGTCGGCTTCACACGGCGGCCGCCATTGGCGAGCATCGAGTAGGCTGTGACCATGCGCATCGCGGTGGTCTCGCCGGCGCCCAGCGAGTACGACAGGTAATTGGGCAGCTCATCATAGACGCCGAAACGTCTGGCATACTCGCCAATCAACGGCATGCCGATGTCCTGGGCAAGCCGCACCGTCACGGTGTTACGCGACAGTCGAAGCGCATTACGCAGCGTCATCGGACCGTTATATTTGCCGGCATCAAAATTCTCCGGCCGCCACACGCCGGCGCCCTGGCCCTGGTCGATTTCGATCGGCGCGTCGAGCACGACCGTCGAAGGCGTGTAGCCGTTGTCGAGCGCGGCCGAATAGACGATCGGCTTGAACGACGAACCCGGCTGCCGGTAGGCCTGCGTGGCGCGGTTGAACTGGCTCTGGTCGAACGAGAAGCCGCCGACCATTGCGAGCACGCGGCCGGTCCAGGGATCCATCACCGCCATCGCGCCGGAGACTTCGGGGATCTGGCGCAGCCGGTACTGGCCTTCGACCGGCTGTCCTTCCTTGCTGTAGAGCGGATCGGCATAGATCACGTCGCCTGGCGCCAGCACTTGCGCCACTGAGGTCGGCGTCTTGCCCTTGGCGTTGCCCTGGGCTGCCCTCGCCCAGCGCACGCCGTCGAGGGTCACGAGGCCGGTCTCGCGCTGCTTGCTGACGGCGCCGCCGAGCTCGCGGCTCGGCTGGAAGCCGATGCGCGCCGACTGGTCGCTGGTCTCCAGCACCACCGCCATGCGCCACGGCGAGATGTCCGACAGCGACTTGATCTCGGCGAGCTTCACGCCCCAGTCGCCGGAGATATCGAGCTTGCTCATGGCGCCGCGATAGCCCTGCTGCTCGTCATAATTCACGAGGCCCGAGACCATGGTCTTGCGCGCCATGACCTGGATCTTGGGATCGAGCGTGGTGCGGACGGAGAGCCCGCCCTCATACAGCTTCTTCTCGCCGTAACGCTCGAAGATGTCGCGGCGGACTTCCTCGGCGAAATATTCGCCGGCGAAGGTGTGGGCGGCGTTGGAACGGTTGGTGACGGCCAGCGGCTCCTTGCGCGACTTGTCGGCGTCGGCCTGCTTGATCCAGCCATTCTCCACGAGACGGTCGATCACGTAGTTGCGGCGCTCGATGGCGCGGTCGCGGTTGCGCACCGGATGCAGCGTCGCCGGCATCTTCGGTAGCGCCGCCAGATAGGAGGCTTCCGCCACCGTCAGCTCGTTCACCGACTTGTCGAAATAGACCAGCGAGGCGGCTGCGATGCCGTAGGCGCCGAGGCCGAGATAAATCTCGTTCAGGTACAGCTCGAGGATCTTGTCCTTCGAATAGGTCTTCTCGATCCGCATCGCCAGCAAGGCTTCCTTGATCTTGCGGGAGAAGGAGACCTCGTTGGTCAGCAGGAAGTTCTTGGCGACCTGCTGGGTGATCGTGGAAGCACCCTGCGGACGGCGGTTGGAGCCGAAGTTCTGGAGATAGAGCACGCCCGCGCGCGCCATGCCGGTGTAGTCGATGCCGCCGTGCTCGTAGAAATTCTTGTCCTCGGCCGCGAGGAAGGCGTTGATCACGAGCTTCGGCACCGCCTGGATCGGCAGATAGAGCCGCCGCTCCTTGGCGTACTCGCCGAGCAGCGAACCGTCGACCGCGTGCACACGCGTCATCACCGGCGGCTCGTAGTCCTGAAGCTGAGAGTAGTCCGGCAAGTCCTTGGAGAAATGCCAGATCAGGCCTGCCACGGCCCCGACACCGACAAGGAACACCACTGTTCCCGCGGCGAACAGGAAGCCCATGAACCGCACCAGCAAGCGCATTATGTGTTTATCCGTTCAAACTCTGGATCAGCCCAGTATCAGCCCCACAGGACCCAAAAACTGGCACCCCAAACTGGCGCCAACCTCACGTCGCGAATTCACCGGCCTACGCAATCACATCAAGCTGGGCCTAAAGACGCTCGCCGAGCGGGATTCTCTCCGATTCCGGAACCCCCTGCGGCATTTTTATAAAGCGTCCGCTGTGGCCAAACTAGGGCCTTTGCGGCGGGACGGAAAAACCCTCTTCAATTCGACGCGCCGGCGGACGTCGCCAGCCGTTTGGCCAGGAACCCGTCGATCGCCTGCGCCATCGAGCCCACGGCCTTGGACCGCCAGCCCTCGGACACCAGGTGCTCCAGGTCGCCCTTGTTGGAGACGTAACCGATCTCGACCAGCACCGAGGGCACGTCCGGGGCCTTCAGCACCCGGAAACCGGCCGATTTCAGCGGATGCTTGTGCATCCGCACCGCGGACTTCATTTCGCCCATCAGCAGATGGGCAAAACGGTTTGAAAACGTGCGGGTTTCTCGCTGCGTCAAGTCAATCAGGATGTCGGCGACATCGGTCGGCTCCTCCGCGAGGTTGAAGCCGGCGATCGCGTCCGCGCGGTTTTCCGCGTCGGCCAGGCGCTGGGCCTCGGCGTCGGAGGCCTTGTCGGACAGCGTATAGATGGTGGCGCCCTGGGCATCGCCCTCGGCCCGCGGCAGCGCATCGGCATGGATCGAGACGAACAGCGCGGCCTTGAGGTTGCGCGCGACTTTGACCCGGTCATTGAGCGGGATGAAGGTGTCGTCGTCCCGCGTCATCACCACGCGGTACTTGCCCGCCTTGTCCAGCCGGTCGCGCAGCGCCCGGGCAAAGGCCAGCACCAGGTTCTTCTCGCTCTCGCCGCTCGACTGCGTGCCGTTGTCGATGCCGCCATGGCCGGGATCGATCACGACGACCGGCCGGCTGTCAGCCTTCTGCTGCGCCGCGTCCGGGGCTGCTACGGCGGGAACGGTTGCAGGCGGCGCCTCGGCGACCGCAGGCCGCAGCTCGGGGCGGTTTTCCGGCCCGAGCGCCTGCACGAAGGCGGCGCGGTCGACCTCCTCCAGCTCGAGCACGAGCCGTGCGGGCTGACCGTTGGCCGCCTCGACCACATAGGAATTGGCAATTTTGGCCGGCCCGGTCAGGTCGAACACGATTCGCGAGCCGCCGGGCATGACGAGCCCGTAGCGGAAGGCCTTGACCAGGCCCCGTCCCGCCGCTCCGGTCCCCGCGGGGAGCTGAAAATTGACCTGCGGGACGTCCACGACCACCCGGTACGGGTCGGCGAGCGTCACGGCGCGGAACGTCACGGTCTGGTCGATGTCGAGGATGAAGCGGGTCTGCTTGCCGTCACCGGCCAGCCGGGCGCCTGAGGCGATTGGAAAATTTGCTGCCGCAGCAGCGGGTTGCGACCGGCTCTCCGCCGCGCTCAGGCGCGAGGAATCGGCGCACGGCAATGCCGCAGCGCACAACAGAACGCATCCCAGCAAGACCCTTTGTTTTGCGCGGCTCGCCACCGATTCCGTGCCTCCGAGCAGCTTTTTAACGCAATAGAACCACAGGGTTAATCGATCCTTAATGACGGATTCGCGAAACTCGCTGACTGTGACCGCCGCGCGACGCTCCCTTGCACCGATGGTCCATTCCTCGTATGTACGGAATGCTGACGGCCGATATTTCCGGTTGTGTCGCATTCAGCCTCCCGGTGCAGCGCCGGAGCTCCCAAGATTCGGGAATTCCAGCGTTTTCCGTTCTCCTCTAAGGCCAGCGCGGTGCGCGGCAGCGAGGCGGAGCGGGCCAAGCCCCGGCGGCGGACGGTTTCCGGTTACCTCGTTTCCGGGACGGTTCTGACAGCGACGTAACCCATTACCCGGTCCCTTGATCCCAAGGGGACGGTTCGTGATCCCCCAGGGCGAGCGCGCTCGCGCCATGCCTGGCCTGCAGCAACTGATTGAGGGGCGGCCCCGCCGCCCAATGTTTCATACGGGCCGACGCTTGATGCGCCAGACTGTGCCGACGAACTCTGAAGGACCATTCGCGACGCTGCGGAGTGACAATCCCGCGCGCCGCTGTGGTCCTGAAGCTTCCGGTTCGGCAAGGCGCGAGAGACGGCGTTTCGGCCTTCCCCTCACCCCCGAATCAGGTGGACCGTCGCGTCACCCGGCAGCGCAGATCGCGCCCACGGTGAGTCGCGCCCGCCGCCGCCAAGAGTTAAGACATGCCCAACAAGATGTTGATCGATGCCACCCACCCGGAAGAGACCCGGGTCGTCGTGGTCCGCGGCAATCGCGTCGAAGAGTTTGATTTCGAGACCGCGCAACGCAAGCAATTGCGCGGAAATATCTACCTCGCCAAGGTCACAAGGGTCGAACCCTCGCTCCAGGCCGCCTTCGTCGAATATGGCGGCAACCGCCACGGCTTCCTCGCCTTCAGCGAAATCCATCCCGACTACTACCAGATCCCGGTCGCCGACCGGCAGGCGCTGATCGAGGCCGAGGAGCAGGCTCATCGCGAGGCCGAGGAAGAGAGCGAGAATCGTTCCCACGGCCGCCGCCGCTCGCGCCACCGCAATGCCCGCCGCCGCGGTCATGGCGAGCGCGTGCGCAGCGAGATCGTCGAGGGTCTCGGCGCCGGCGCCGATCCCGCCGCCCAGCCGCTCGAGGGCGCGCCGCAGCCGGACTACACCGAAGGCGCTCCGCTCGAAGGCGAGCATCTGCACACCGAGGCGGAGCAGCACGGCGAGCACGATCACGACGATCACGGGCACGACGACCATCACCACGCCCATGACGATGATCACCCTCACGATCATGACGACCATGGTCATGACGGCGAACACGATCATCACGACCACGACCATGCCGACGAGGCGCCCGCGCCCGTCGCCGCGGTTGGCGCAGAACCCGTCGTGGCGAACGAGCCCGTTGCCGAGCCGCAGGAGGCCCAGACCGTCGAAGCTCACGCCTTCGAAGCGCACGCCGAGGCTCTCGCCGAAGCCGTGACGTCGGCCACCGAGCCGGCCGATGCCGTCTACGCTGCCGGCGAGAGCGTTGAAGCGCCGCATGCCGAGGCCGCGGAAGCAGCCGGCGAAGACGACGACGACGAGGACGAAGAAGACGGCGAGGAAGCCGAGGAGGAAGTCGTCGAATCCGTCGGCGGTGACGACGTGCTGGAGGAAGTGCCGGAGCGTACCTTCCGCCCGCGCCGCCAGTACAAGATCCAGGAAGTCATCAAGCGCCGCCAGGTGATGCTGGTGCAGGTCGTCAAGGAAGAGCGCGGCAACAAGGGCGCGGCGCTGACGACCTATCTCTCGCTCGCCGGCCGCTACGCCGTGCTGATGCCCAACACCGCCCGCGGCGGCGGCATCAGCCGCAAGATCACCAGTGCGCAGGACCGTTCTCGTCTCAAGGAGGTCGTGCAGGATCTCGACGTGCCCGAGGGCATGGGCATCATCCTGCGCACCGCAGGCGCCTCCCGCACCAAGCCGGAGATCAAGCGCGATTTCGAGTATCTGATCCGGATGTGGGAGACGGTGCGCGACCTGACGCTGAAGTCGCAGGCTCCGACCCTCGTCTATGAGGAAGGCTCGCTGATCAAGCGCTCGCTGCGCGACCTCTACAACAAGGAGATCGACGAGATCCAGGTTGCCGGCGACGGCGGCTACCGCGAAGCGCGCGACTTCATGAAGATGCTGATGCCCGCCAATGTCAGCGCGGTGAAGCAGTATCGCGACGGCCAGCCGCTGTTCTCGCGCATGGGCGTCGAGAGCCAGCTCGATGCGATGTTCTCGCCGACCGTGCAGCTTCGCTCCGGCGGCTATGTCGTGATCAACCAGACCGAGGCGCTGGTCTCGATCGACGTCAACTCGGGACGATCGACCCGCGAGCACCATATCGAGGACACCGCGCTCAAGACCAATCTGGAGGCGGCCGAAGAGGTCGCCCGCCAGCTCCGCCTGCGCGACCTCGCCGGCCTGATCGTCATCGACTTCATCGACATGGACGAGAAGCGCAACAACCGGGCGGTCGAGCGCAAGCTGTCCGACTGCCTGCGGCAGGACCGCGCGCGCATCCAGGTCGGCCGCATCTCGCATTTCGGCCTGCTCGAGATGTCGCGCCAGCGCATCCGCGCCAGCGTGCTCGAGAGCTCGACCGATCCCTGCCCGCATTGCGGCGGCACCGGCCATGTCCGTTCGGTGTCTTCGGTGGCGCTGCAGCTCCTGCGCGGCCTCGAAGAGATCCTGATGAAGGGCGCGACCCACAATCTCGTGGTCCGCACCCGCACCGACGTCGCGCTCTATGTGCTGAACCACAAGCGCGGCCATCTGCGCGATCTCGAGAACAGCTTCAAGGTCACGCTGTCGATCATCGCCGATCCCAGCGTCAGCGGCCCGCAGGCCTATCTCATCGACCGCGGCGAGCAGGTCCACACGCTGGAAGCCGCCAAGGCGCTGCTCGCGGCGCAGGCGGCTGCGAGCCCGCCGCCCTTGGTCGAAGACGCCTATGACGACGAGGAGTTCGATTCGGAGCTGGAATCCGAGATCGAGTCCGAGGAGACCGAAGGTCTCACTGAGGAGCAGGCTGCTGGAGAGGCTGCCCCCGAGCAGGACGGTCAGCGCCGCAAGCGCCGCCGTCGCCGGCGCGGCCGCGGTGGCCAGCGCGAGGGCGAAGTGCGTGAGGATGGTGCGCCCAGTCTTCCCGAGGCGGCCGTGGCAGCCAGCGAAGGCGAAGAGGAATCCGAGTCCGAGCAGGACGGCGAGGAAGGCGAGGAGCAGGCAGCCCGTGGCGAGCAGCAGGGCAGCGGCGACCGCCGGCGCCGGCGCGGTCGTAGGGGCGGACGTCGCCGTCGTGGCGGCAACGAGGAAGGTCTCGCCGGCTCCATCAGCGACGAGCTCGCGGCCAATGCGGCGCCGGAAGCAACCGAGGCGGTCGCCGATTTCGACGGCGCCAGCGGTGAGGCTGCGCCCTCGATCGCGCAGGCCGAATACACCACTGAACCGCAGATCGCCGAGCCCGAGCCGCGTGCCGAGGTTCAGGCTGCGGCCCCGGCCCAGCCCGAGCCGGCTCCCGCTCCCGTTGCAACGGAAGAAGAATCCACCGACGATAAGGCCACGCGGCGCCGTTCCACGGTCCGCGAAAAGGTGAGCTTCCTGTCGAGCAGCGCGAGCGAGCCGGCAGCACCGGTTGCACAGGCAGCCGAGCCGGTCGCTCCGCCCGCACCGCTCCCGGAGCCCGCGCCGGAAGCGGCAACCGAGTCGCCGGCCGCCCCACGCCGCGCCGGCTGGTGGTCCCGCCGCTTCGGCGGCGGCGAGTAAGCCGAACGCCCAACAAAAAACGCCCGGCCAAGCCGGGCGTTTTTCATTTCAGGGTGCCGCCGCTACGACGGCAGCTCGTCATCCCCGAGCGGCGCGACGTCGCGCGCGGCGATCTGGCGGAGCTGGTCGTAGAGATCGGGCGCCTCGCTGGTGCAGAGGCAGACGCCGGTTGCCGAAGGTCCTTCGCCGGCATTGAGGTAGGCGTGGCCCATGGTGCTGTCGAGATAGATGCCGTCGCCCTCGCCCAGGATCTCCGGCGCATAGAACTCGGTGTGGACCGCGACGCGTCCGCGCGTCACCACGAAATACTCCTCGCCGCCGTGACGCAGCAGCGGACCGAACTCCTCGAGCGAGCGCGCGCGCACTTCGGCCACGATCGGCACCATGCGTTTACCGATCAGGTCGGTGCATTGATAGGTGTAGGTGTAGAACTTCGTGGTGATCACCTGCCCCTGCCCGGCCCGGCTGATGCTCCGCCGCGCAGTCACCGGCCGCCCCTGCGCGGGCGCAGCGACCGCCGGATTGAACAGCTCGGCGATCTCCATCTTCAGGCCCGAGGTGAGCTGGAGCAGCTTGTCGTAGGTCAGCGACATCAGGCCGTTCTCGACCTTGGACAGGGTCGAAAGCGCCATGCCGGTCCGCTCCGCCACCTGCTTGAGCGTCAGGCCGCGCGCCTGGCGGGCGGCCTTGAGGCATTGGCCGAGCTGGGAATTGGCAGTTTCTGATGTCGTGATCTCGCTCATGGAGGAATGCTAGCACGACCAAGGAAAAATAGTTGATCGATCGGCCTAATCTTTTCGACCGATATACTCCAGATCGGACCTATTTGGTGCCGACTGGAGCAGCCCAAGTCACCATTGGCGCACGAAATGACTCGATTGACGAAGATTGGTGCGCCGCTCCGCTTTCCGATATGCTAAATCGTTTTCATAATCTGAAAGGGAGCGGGCGTTGTCCGAACTGTGCGATTCCAGTGCCGTTGAGCTGCGCCGCCTGCTGGCCGCGCGGACGATCTCGCCTGTCGAGCTGCTCGATGCCTGCCTCGCGCGCATCGCCGCCATCAATGGCGCCGTCAACGCTGTCGTGACGCTGGACGAGCCGGGCGCACGCGCTGCGGCGAAGGAGGCCGAGGCAGCCATCCTGCGCGGCGAAGATCGCGGCGCACTGCACGGCCTGCCGGTCCTGATCAAGGACACCCAGGACACCGCCGGGATGCGCTCCACCTACGGCAGCCCGCTGCTGCGCGATAACGTGCCAACCGCTGACCAGGGCTCGGTCGCGCGCATACGCGCCGCCGGCGCCATCATCTTCGGCAAGACCAACACGCCGGAATGGGCGGCCGGCGGCAACACCCGCAATCCCGTGTTCGGCGCCACCGGCAATCCGTTCGATCCCATGCGCTCGGCGGCCGGCTCCTCCGGCGGCTCGGCGGTCGCGCTCGCCTGCGGCATGGCCCCGCTCGCCTCGGGCTCCGACACCGGCGGAAGCTTGCGCAATCCGGCCGGCTTCTCCGGCATCGTCGGCATGCGCCCGTCCTACGGACTCGTACCGAGTGAAAAGCGCATCTTCGGCTGGTCGAACCTCTCGACCGACGGGCCGATGGCGCGCAACGTCGCCGACACCGCGCTGATGCTGTCGGTGATGGCGAGCGACGATGCCCGCGATCCGCTCGCCTACACCCTGCCCGGCGAACCGTTGCGTGCGCGCGCCGAGCGCTGGGCCGCGCCGCGCCCCACCGATCTCGGCAAGCTGCGTCTGGCCTTCACGGAAGACTTCGGCTTCGCGCCGACCGAGCAGGCAATCCGCCGCGTGTTCCGCAATCGCGTGAGCAAACTCGCGCCGTTGTTCGCCGACAGCCGCGAGGCAACGCCTGACTGCACCGGCGCGGATGACGCCTTCGCCGTGCTGCGCGCGGGCATGTTCCTGGCGACGCATGGCAAGAACTACAAAGAACGGCCTGACATGCTCGGTCCGAACGTCCGCGCCAATGTCGAGGAAGGCCTCGGCTACACGCTCGAAGACCACGCGCGCGCGGCCACGACGCAGACGCGGATCTACCGCGCCTACCAGAGCTTCTTCGCGGGTTGCGACGTGCTGATCAGCCCGACCATCACGCTGAGCCCGCGGCCCTGGTCGGAGCTCTATCCCGCCGAGATCGACGGCGTGCCGACCAAATCCTATTTCCACTGGCTCGCGCTCGCCTATGCCGTTACCCTTGCCGGCCACCCGGCGATCAGCATCCCGCTCGGCCTCGATGAGGCCGGCCTGCCGTTCGGCCTGCAGATCGTCGGCCCGCGCGGCGGCGATGCCATCGTGCTCTCGGTCGCCGCGAGCATCGAGGCGGCTTTCGCGAACGACGCACAAATGTGCCGGCCCGTACCTGACCTCGCGCGGCTCGCCGCAGCGCCGCCGCTGTCGGCCGCGCCTGATTTTCTCACCTGGGAATGACCCGGGCCTGACAGGAGAATTTGTCCGATGCAAAGCGCGATCGTTCTCGGCGGCGGCATGGTCGGTGTGGGTGCAGCGCTGCATCTGCAGCGGCGCGGCTGGGCCGTCACGCTCGTCGACCGCAGGGAGCCCGGCCGCGAGACCAGCTACGGCAATGCCGGGATGATCCAGGCGGAAGCCGTGCGCCCCTATCCGATGCCGCGCGACCTCTCCACACTGCTGAAGATCGCGACCGGCCGCACCAATGACGTGCGCTACAGCCTGTCCTCGCTTCATCGTCACATCGAGCCGCTGCTGCGCTACTGGTGGCATTCGGCGCCGAAGCGGCATCGCGAAGCCATCGTCGGCTGGGCGCGCTTGATCGGCTACGCCACGAGCGAGCACGACATCCTCATCCGCGAGGCCCACGCCGACAATCTGATACGCCGCGCCGGCTATCGCGCGCTCTATCGCGATGCCGCAGCCCTCGAGCAGTCGATCAAGGACGCGGAGCAAGACCAGCGCGAATTCGGCGTGAACTTTCGCGTGTTGTCGGGCAGCGAATTGACGAAGGCCGAGCCGATCCTGCGCGACGATCTGCCCGGCGCGATCCACTGGCTCGACACCTGGACCGTGACCGATCCCGGCGCGCTGGTCACGGCCTATGCCGAGCTGTTCGCGCGCCTCGGCGGCAGGATCGTGCTCGGTGATGCGCAGTCGCTGCAGCAGACCACGAGCGGCTGGTCGGTCGACACCGATCAGGGACGGATCGATGCGGCCCATGCCGTCGTGACACTCGGGCCATGGTCGCCCGATCTGTTGTACAAGTTCGGCTATCGCATCCCGCTGGTGCGCAAGCGCGGCTACCATATGCATTACAGCGGCGGCGCCTCGCTCGATCTGCCGCTCGTCGACAAGGGCGGCGGCTACGCCATGGGTCCAATGGCCAGGGGCATCCGCATCACCACCGGCGCCGAGCTGACCGGTCCGGATGCGCTCGCAACGCCCGTGCAGCTCGCCAGCGCCGAAGCCTCCGCACGCGAGCTGATCGATCTCGGCAAACGCGTCGAACCCGATCCGTGGTTCGGCACCCGCCCCTGCACGCCCGACATGCTGCCGGTGCTCGGACAGGCCCCGCGCCATCCCGGCCTCTGGATGAACTTTGGCCACGGCCATCAGGGCTTTACGCTCGGGC is a genomic window of Bradyrhizobium sp. CB1717 containing:
- a CDS encoding ribonuclease E/G, which produces MPNKMLIDATHPEETRVVVVRGNRVEEFDFETAQRKQLRGNIYLAKVTRVEPSLQAAFVEYGGNRHGFLAFSEIHPDYYQIPVADRQALIEAEEQAHREAEEESENRSHGRRRSRHRNARRRGHGERVRSEIVEGLGAGADPAAQPLEGAPQPDYTEGAPLEGEHLHTEAEQHGEHDHDDHGHDDHHHAHDDDHPHDHDDHGHDGEHDHHDHDHADEAPAPVAAVGAEPVVANEPVAEPQEAQTVEAHAFEAHAEALAEAVTSATEPADAVYAAGESVEAPHAEAAEAAGEDDDDEDEEDGEEAEEEVVESVGGDDVLEEVPERTFRPRRQYKIQEVIKRRQVMLVQVVKEERGNKGAALTTYLSLAGRYAVLMPNTARGGGISRKITSAQDRSRLKEVVQDLDVPEGMGIILRTAGASRTKPEIKRDFEYLIRMWETVRDLTLKSQAPTLVYEEGSLIKRSLRDLYNKEIDEIQVAGDGGYREARDFMKMLMPANVSAVKQYRDGQPLFSRMGVESQLDAMFSPTVQLRSGGYVVINQTEALVSIDVNSGRSTREHHIEDTALKTNLEAAEEVARQLRLRDLAGLIVIDFIDMDEKRNNRAVERKLSDCLRQDRARIQVGRISHFGLLEMSRQRIRASVLESSTDPCPHCGGTGHVRSVSSVALQLLRGLEEILMKGATHNLVVRTRTDVALYVLNHKRGHLRDLENSFKVTLSIIADPSVSGPQAYLIDRGEQVHTLEAAKALLAAQAAASPPPLVEDAYDDEEFDSELESEIESEETEGLTEEQAAGEAAPEQDGQRRKRRRRRRGRGGQREGEVREDGAPSLPEAAVAASEGEEESESEQDGEEGEEQAARGEQQGSGDRRRRRGRRGGRRRRGGNEEGLAGSISDELAANAAPEATEAVADFDGASGEAAPSIAQAEYTTEPQIAEPEPRAEVQAAAPAQPEPAPAPVATEEESTDDKATRRRSTVREKVSFLSSSASEPAAPVAQAAEPVAPPAPLPEPAPEAATESPAAPRRAGWWSRRFGGGE
- the prfB gene encoding peptide chain release factor 2 (programmed frameshift), translated to MRAEIERLVEEIKQSVGLLRRHLDVEKSTARLAELNKLAEDPNLWNDPQKAQKLMQERTSLEDSLSGIGKVEQELEDDIGMIELGEAEGDDGVVAEAEAALKNLKKEVARRELEALLSGEADRFDSYLEVHAGAGGTESQDWAQMLLRMYTRWAETHGFKVEYLEESEGEEAGIKSATIQVSGHNAYGWLKTEAGVHRLVRISPFDSNARRHTSFSSVQVFPVIDDSIKIDIKESDVRTDTMRSGGAGGQHVNKTESAVRLTHIPTGVAVVCQAGRSQHKNRAQAWDMLRARLYEIELKKREEKAAADQAAKTDIGWGHQIRSYVLQPYQMVKDLRTGVQTSDTSGVLGGDLDEFMAATLAQRAFGTTAGDVEDVD
- a CDS encoding XRE family transcriptional regulator, which gives rise to MSEITTSETANSQLGQCLKAARQARGLTLKQVAERTGMALSTLSKVENGLMSLTYDKLLQLTSGLKMEIAELFNPAVAAPAQGRPVTARRSISRAGQGQVITTKFYTYTYQCTDLIGKRMVPIVAEVRARSLEEFGPLLRHGGEEYFVVTRGRVAVHTEFYAPEILGEGDGIYLDSTMGHAYLNAGEGPSATGVCLCTSEAPDLYDQLRQIAARDVAPLGDDELPS
- a CDS encoding penicillin-binding protein 1A, which encodes MRLLVRFMGFLFAAGTVVFLVGVGAVAGLIWHFSKDLPDYSQLQDYEPPVMTRVHAVDGSLLGEYAKERRLYLPIQAVPKLVINAFLAAEDKNFYEHGGIDYTGMARAGVLYLQNFGSNRRPQGASTITQQVAKNFLLTNEVSFSRKIKEALLAMRIEKTYSKDKILELYLNEIYLGLGAYGIAAASLVYFDKSVNELTVAEASYLAALPKMPATLHPVRNRDRAIERRNYVIDRLVENGWIKQADADKSRKEPLAVTNRSNAAHTFAGEYFAEEVRRDIFERYGEKKLYEGGLSVRTTLDPKIQVMARKTMVSGLVNYDEQQGYRGAMSKLDISGDWGVKLAEIKSLSDISPWRMAVVLETSDQSARIGFQPSRELGGAVSKQRETGLVTLDGVRWARAAQGNAKGKTPTSVAQVLAPGDVIYADPLYSKEGQPVEGQYRLRQIPEVSGAMAVMDPWTGRVLAMVGGFSFDQSQFNRATQAYRQPGSSFKPIVYSAALDNGYTPSTVVLDAPIEIDQGQGAGVWRPENFDAGKYNGPMTLRNALRLSRNTVTVRLAQDIGMPLIGEYARRFGVYDELPNYLSYSLGAGETTAMRMVTAYSMLANGGRRVKPTLIDRIQDRYGHTIYKHDQRECRGCEAPGGWKNQPEPQLIDRREQVLDSMTAYQITELLEGVVQAGTATVLKEVGKPIAGKTGTTNEAKDAWFVGYSPDIAVAVYMGYDKPRPLGRGNAATGGHLAAPIVRDFLKLALADKPAVPFKVPAGIKLVRVVAKTGMRAGPGETGGTILEAFKPGTAPPDNYAVIGVADADARGGMPASQQQPDSGFLIRPGTGGLW
- a CDS encoding N-acetylmuramoyl-L-alanine amidase; translation: MASRAKQRVLLGCVLLCAAALPCADSSRLSAAESRSQPAAAAANFPIASGARLAGDGKQTRFILDIDQTVTFRAVTLADPYRVVVDVPQVNFQLPAGTGAAGRGLVKAFRYGLVMPGGSRIVFDLTGPAKIANSYVVEAANGQPARLVLELEEVDRAAFVQALGPENRPELRPAVAEAPPATVPAVAAPDAAQQKADSRPVVVIDPGHGGIDNGTQSSGESEKNLVLAFARALRDRLDKAGKYRVVMTRDDDTFIPLNDRVKVARNLKAALFVSIHADALPRAEGDAQGATIYTLSDKASDAEAQRLADAENRADAIAGFNLAEEPTDVADILIDLTQRETRTFSNRFAHLLMGEMKSAVRMHKHPLKSAGFRVLKAPDVPSVLVEIGYVSNKGDLEHLVSEGWRSKAVGSMAQAIDGFLAKRLATSAGASN